The Deinococcus sedimenti genome includes the window TCCCGCAGCGCTCGCGCCTCTGGCGTCTGCGCCCACTGCGGCCACTGAAACCGCTCGTCCCCATACACCCACCCGAACGCGTTCAGGGTGTCCAGCAGCCGCGCCACCTGCGGATCGTACGCGTACCCGCGCATCTGCACCCCGCCGTTCGGCAGGACCACGGCAGGCGGCTGACCGTCCGTGAAGCGGAACGCCGGGTCCGCCATGACGGGCAGGAACGCCGCGACGGCGCGCAGGGCTTCAGGCGTGAATTGTGGCGTCATGCCATCCAGCATCGCCCGCGCGCATGAGGGCACGAAAAACCCCCACCGCTGAGGTGGGGGCTTCATTGGTGGTGGCCAGGGCCGGACTTGAACCGGCGACCCAACGATTTTCAGTCGTTTGCTCTACCAGCTGAGCTACCTAGCCTTCCTTGGCGGTCCGGACGGGATTTGAACCCGCGACCTTCTGCGTGACAGGCAGATATGCTAACCGCTACACTACCGGACCGTGCCTTGAAGGGGCTGCAAAAGCAGCGGGGTTAAGGATAGCGGCGCGTTTCACGGTTGTCAACGTGGGGGGGCTGGCGGCCGCGGCGGGGTGGTTCAGAAGGGGACGGCGCGGACGTTCTTCACGGGGTGTTCCTGGCCGGGGTCGAGCAGCAGTTCCAGGTACTCGCGGGAGTGCAGCGCGTCGATCATGGCGAGGCTGTTCTCCTCGTCGAGGAGAATGCCGCCGTCGATCTGGGTGTGGCCGTACACGCCGTAGTCGAGTCCGGCCCGGCGGACGTACTCGGGGGATTCGCGGAACCAGCGTTTGGGGGCGTGGTCGGCGTAGAACAGGTCGTCGTAGTGCGCGTGGGCGGGCAGCGGGGAGACGTGCGCGAACTGGACGGTGCCGACGCGGATCTCGCGGGGGAAGCTGCGCATCCACGCGGCGAGGTGCTCGGGGAGGATCAGGCCGCCGTGGTCCGGGTCGAATTCCACGTGGACCATGCCGCCGCTGGTGCCCAGCACGTAACTGGTGTTCAGGACGGCGTCGTCGTGGTTCCCGAGGATGATGTGCACGGCGTGGGGCGCGGCGTCCTGGTACGCCTTGAGTCGTTCCAGGTGGCGGATCTGTTCGCGCGCGGCGAGGAACAGGTGGTCCGGGTTCTTGTGGTCGAAGCGGGGCAGGCCGATCAGGCGGGCGTAGTCGCGGTCGTTCTTCGGGTGCACGAGGTCGCCGATCAGGATGACCTGGAACATGCCGGCCTGGACGGGTGGGGTGGGCAGGCCGTCCAGGGTGGCGCAGCTGGCGGCGCGCAGCGCGGTCCACAGGAGGTCGAAGTCGGCGTGGACGTCTCCGAAAGCGATGAATTTACGCATGGGGTCAGCCTTTCAGGAGCGCGTGGAGATCCTTGTAGATGGCGCGGCTTTCTTCCAGCGTCTCGCCGTAGCCGCGCATGAGGATGCGGGCGGCCTCCCCGCCGCGCCCGGCGACTTTCAGCTGCTCTAGCAGATCCTCGATGTGCCGCCGGGCTTTTTCCATCTGCGGGTCGCGGGGCGGCTGGGGGGGTAGCGGGCGGTCGATGGTGGGGGGTGGGGTGGGCGTGTCGGTTTCCAGTTCGCTGGTGTTCGCGCCGTCGTCCGGGTCGTACTCCACCCAGACGGGGTCGCTGGTGGGCGTGACGCCGTACGCGCGGGCGAGGTCGGCCAGTGCGGCCAGCTTGGCGTCGGGCAGGGTGTGCGCGGTGGCCAGTCCCTCGCGGGTGGCGCCCAGGACGCTCAGGCGGGCGCGGACGATGGGCGGCGCGGGGTGGTCGCACGCCCAGGTGAGGCTCCAGCCGGGGTCGATCGCGTCGAGCTGCGGGGCGAGCACGTCGAGGTCGGGGGCGAGGGTCACGCGGGCCTGGTCGTCCCGGACGGTCAGGGTGGCCCAGGCGGTCATGCTGGCGCGCAGGGCGTCGCGCACGCGGTGAGGTTCGGCCATACCGCAGTCTACCTACTTGCCCGCCGGGTGAAGGGTGAGGGTCTGCGTGTTTCCCCAGTCGGCGGCCCTGGTGCTCATGGGCAGGTACTGCCCGCCGATCCAGCGGTTCATCTGGTCG containing:
- a CDS encoding DUF6508 domain-containing protein, which encodes MTPQFTPEALRAVAAFLPVMADPAFRFTDGQPPAVVLPNGGVQMRGYAYDPQVARLLDTLNAFGWVYGDERFQWPQWAQTPEARALRDDPAVLARATPAQLARLLTVFARQERFNDGSRLGFWESGLLLGILRRAAALAEAAG
- a CDS encoding metallophosphoesterase; this encodes MRKFIAFGDVHADFDLLWTALRAASCATLDGLPTPPVQAGMFQVILIGDLVHPKNDRDYARLIGLPRFDHKNPDHLFLAAREQIRHLERLKAYQDAAPHAVHIILGNHDDAVLNTSYVLGTSGGMVHVEFDPDHGGLILPEHLAAWMRSFPREIRVGTVQFAHVSPLPAHAHYDDLFYADHAPKRWFRESPEYVRRAGLDYGVYGHTQIDGGILLDEENSLAMIDALHSREYLELLLDPGQEHPVKNVRAVPF
- a CDS encoding single-stranded DNA-binding protein, whose amino-acid sequence is MAEPHRVRDALRASMTAWATLTVRDDQARVTLAPDLDVLAPQLDAIDPGWSLTWACDHPAPPIVRARLSVLGATREGLATAHTLPDAKLAALADLARAYGVTPTSDPVWVEYDPDDGANTSELETDTPTPPPTIDRPLPPQPPRDPQMEKARRHIEDLLEQLKVAGRGGEAARILMRGYGETLEESRAIYKDLHALLKG